From the genome of Magnolia sinica isolate HGM2019 chromosome 12, MsV1, whole genome shotgun sequence:
AGTTGCCGTGTACGGTCGCTGATCTTCTTGCGCCGCTGCCGTGGTAACGTGCACCGGGGGTATACTTTCGGAGGAAAATGAAGAGGAGGTGATGGAGTAGGGACTGGTGCTGGTAGGGCTAGAGATCCGAAACGGTTCTGAGCCGATCTAGCGGTGGAAAACCCATGGAGTCCTGGAATCTGCTCGACCGAGAGCAGATCCGGTAAACGATGGAAGCTCGACGTACAGATCTTCGGGACCTCGTCCGTTGGAAATCCAAATGGAGTATTTCGGTCATCTCCAACGGCCGGGATTATCTGAGCCTCGTCACTGACAGGTTCGAGTTTCGGAAACTTGAGTTTCCCTGATCTGAAATCAACCACTCTCGGCCGTCGATCAGTGCTGTTCGAGCTCTCCATCAGCTTCTTCTGCTGAAACGTCGCGTGATCTTCCACAACGTAGCTGACGGGTCCGAAACTGAGCGCATTCGGCTGCGAGATCGTTGAAGGTCCAAGTAGAGAATATCCGACGGTCGGATTTACGCCGTAGAACTCCGGGTTTTGGAGATTTCCGGTCAGAAGCTCCGGAAAACTCGTCGTTGGAAATCCGAAGTTGCTGGATTGTCCTTCGAAAAATCGCAACGAGAAACCTCCCTCCATTTGAAGTTTTGCTGCAGATGTTGATAGGAGAAATAGAGAGGAATGAAGATCGGAGCGAAGAGGGTCGAATCGAGCTTCTTCGAAGAGAAACGGAGCTGAaaccccagagagagagagaggtactgAGGCGGCTTGTATTATAACGGAAGATCGTTTGCCTCTGTCGCGATGTAGAATCCAGCATGTGCCCCAAcccattggggcccacatgctgagatggcccagcgatttgaaccgtccatcatattaTCTCCACTACAATAGATGATCTATTATCCCATAATCACACTTTATTTATGATTTTTAACGtttgatttttgaatttgaatcTAAGCCATCAAAAAGTTTCTTTTACTTCGacagatgatggtgatggtaATCCGGTCAGATTACTATGGCACAACGATTTcacaacatggacggttctgatgATCCGATTATTCATCTTATGGCCCCAGTGGACCTGGACAGACGGCGGATCCTTAGTCGGGACAGAGGCATGATTCTAGTAgtgggattggctactccccctgcctacagccccgtggctgatggtcggtgatctgtgggccccactatgatgtatgtgtttcatccattctgttcatacacttttaaagatcattttaggggtttatACCTAAAATtcgaggtatataaatctcaggtggaccacacaacatgaaaacaatagtgattcgatatccaccattaaaatcatcctaaggcccaccgtattgtttatttgacatccaatctgttgattaggtcatacaggcccagatgaaagaaaaaaagaaaaatcagcttaatccaaaacttttatggcccccaaaattttcttaatattctgagatcattcaacactgtttcctgaaaTGTGATCCAATGAGATTGGGTATATCTCGTTTTTGGTATGataatgtaaaatgatctgtaaaaatatatggaaggcatggatgaaacatatgaatcatggtggggcccacagagcaccgacgatcagccattggctggtgtgggggagtagccagtccgtttccctgAGATTAGCCTCTGGGGTTGAGAGACACGTGGCATGTAGAGGAGGCGGCTGCACGATCGGGGTGTACGGACGATCGTCCTCACGCGCGCTTGTCGACCTTTTGTCTCTTTGTGGCCGTTTTCTGTCACGTGATCGCTTGGCGTTTGCGATTCTCCCAGCCCGTTCCATGCACGCTTTGCTAACGTGTGCCAGCGCTGCAGTGCGCGCCCTAGTCGAGATCCACTCCAGACAGTCCATGTTGTGGGGCTTATCCGATAATCGGTCTAAATCACCGAAACGTGGAGCTCATTTGTAACAGAAAAGTGATAAGTACGTCCTTGGTTGCCCATTTTGTTTAGCTGGGATTGCTGGTTGGGTAATcccgaccgttgatctgatgggcagtGCCGttgatttgatactctggcagagtgtggtgGTTGAGACTCAGGTGCTCGTAGAATATTTTCGTGGCATGCATTGAGTTATATCAAATGCACGACTCGCTGTAGATGCGTCTTAATTATTCAAAATTCGGTATGGCTTAACCGGTCTAATCTCTGATCAACTGATCaacgagggacgcggattgcctgccgtCCAAAGCTAGGTGGGCCATGCTTATAAGAAATCCATCAAAAGTGGCCCCCACAAGACAAAATAAAAAAGTGAGGCGGGTAATGCCTAACCCACCGTTGTGTgtaatgccatccaaaccgttcataaggtcattccagttgggatgaactgaaaacacaaaagtatcagcctaatccaaaacttcagtttGCACTGTTTTCTTGCTGTGTGGTTTACTTAccttttggatctaccttatctttaagctaagggcctgtttgggtgggcggattaagagggattaagagggatgggatggattttaaggtaatgatggtggtgtcagtggatttgtttaagatccatgggattgctatatccggggacaagttcaccgagtctgtttggcatgcccggcatttctcgggattttaccttctaatccctttcaatccgtccaaccaaacatgccctaggcacgattgaacgggattaggagggatgtgatcaattttaaggtgatgatggtgatgtcagtggaatggtttaagatccatgggtttgctatatcccgggacaagttcatcgggtctgtttggctcgtttggcatttctcgggattttaccatcccatctctcctaatcccatgggatctgtctggccaaacacgccctaatgtAACCGATTGTCTGCCACGTTGCTAGTACGAAGGTGGCTACAGGATAGTGCTCTGTGGGCTGAGCATGATatatgtctatctattttttttcatattattttagatattAGCTTCGaaacaaagcagatccaaatatcatattTACCACCCTAAGAAAATAGAGGTGATTGAacaaacgctcaccattaaaaactttctagggtccgctgtaatttttatttcccatccaacctattagtaggggtgcacacgggtcggtttggtctGGGTCTGGAGTGAAACCGGAATCGAACCGTTCCTAACTGTTCTAGAATTTTCGGAACCGGAATCGGACTGTTAATactctagaaccgaaccggaaccgaaccatgAAAACCGGTTCAGTTCCACGGTTCTAAGCTTTTTAAAATCCAACCCAATTGGCATGAATtgctggggcccatcatgatgcataaaTACATTCCTGTTTACGTACGGGAAACAATGGAAGTGCTTTCTAGTGTCTCCTATAGTTGAAACCTACCTAAGGCCTATTATGATAGaaatatttcatccacaccgtacgTACAAAGGACCCCAACACCTAAGACAGTTGAGGTGCTGATGTCCAGCATTAAAACCTCCCTGGTCTAGAGGTGTTGATGTCCAGCATTAAAACCTCCAGTTCActgggccatgggcccactagatgtatacgttttatcccttttttttttttttccaacagtAAAATGTTTTAAATATTCCAATATAGCAACACTTTTGGGACATGACATATCTCAATGGGGCGCTTCAAATCAACGGTTTTGATCAAGTTCAACCGTGAACCCCATGGCACTATGTACATAATCATACTTTTTGGTAAAATGACAACGAGCATGACAATAGAAAATTAGCTGGTCCTGAACTTATCTTAAACTTTAGTTTGGTTCCATGGTTCGGTTCCTAGTTCGGTTCTAGGTTTGGTTTCACAGTTCGGGTCAACGGTTCAGTTTGCGATTTGGTTCTTATATACATgcccctaaaccggaaccgaaccatatccaacggttctttgatttttggaaccaaaatCAAAACTGGTGTACTTTAGAACTGGACCAAACTGAACCGTTTGATCGGTTCCGGTCCGATTCCATAATTCTACCGgtttgatgtgcacccctactatTAAGTAGGTTCCTcaaatttggatgaagggaaaatataaatattagcttcattgaaaactttggtggtccccaggaagtttttaatggtgggcattcaatcacccttgctttttgtggtgtagtccatacGAGATtcggatttacctcatttttaagaccatgcattaaaatggtttgaaaaa
Proteins encoded in this window:
- the LOC131221659 gene encoding uncharacterized protein LOC131221659, with product MEGGFSLRFFEGQSSNFGFPTTSFPELLTGNLQNPEFYGVNPTVGYSLLGPSTISQPNALSFGPVSYVVEDHATFQQKKLMESSNSTDRRPRVVDFRSGKLKFPKLEPVSDEAQIIPAVGDDRNTPFGFPTDEVPKICTSSFHRLPDLLSVEQIPGLHGFSTARSAQNRFGSLALPAPVPTPSPPLHFPPKVYPRCTLPRQRRKKISDRTRQLEKLMPWEKKMDIATTLEEAHKYIRFLEAQVSVLKSMPRESNFVSLDAAPVSGGEAFGEVLALEKLNRQQLLQVLVNSAVVQEKLYSGGCCVFSVEQVVVLKKMAERKVLLQQIMMLG